The proteins below come from a single Rickettsia typhi str. Wilmington genomic window:
- a CDS encoding HU family DNA-binding protein, with translation MTITKNKISLMLNSKLGFSNNLCEEIVNTVFSNILEIAKVQKLTLKNFGSFEVKQKKQRPGINFHTKSPVMIASKKNLRFSPSEKLKALINKSMR, from the coding sequence ATGACTATTACAAAAAACAAAATTTCACTTATGTTAAACTCAAAATTGGGTTTTTCAAATAATTTGTGTGAAGAAATAGTTAATACAGTTTTTTCGAATATTTTAGAAATAGCAAAAGTGCAAAAATTAACTTTAAAAAATTTCGGTAGTTTTGAAGTTAAACAAAAAAAACAACGTCCTGGCATAAATTTCCATACTAAGTCGCCAGTAATGATAGCATCAAAAAAGAATTTGCGTTTTAGTCCTTCTGAAAAATTAAAAGCTTTAATTAACAAATCTATGCGATAA
- a CDS encoding lipid A biosynthesis lauroyl acyltransferase, which translates to MKKFLKKLRYLIEYFIVIIFLKVIGIFGIDKASDICSFIARKVGILFAVNKIAKRNIKAVFGDMYDVEKIIDQTWDNFGRFIGEFTYVDKMDESELERRIEIIGKENIQKLEDQPFLLFSGHFANWDISLKVLKKYYPKVAVIYRKANNPYVNKLVNESRAGDKLRLIPKGSEGIRALVSAIKEGESIVMLVDQKMNDGIEVPFLGRPSMTASAIAKIALQYKYPIIPCQIIRTKGSYFKVIVHPQLKFEQTGDNKVDCYNIMFYINQILGEWVKQNPAQWFWFHNRWKK; encoded by the coding sequence ATGAAAAAATTTTTAAAAAAGCTTAGATACTTAATTGAGTATTTTATCGTTATTATATTCCTGAAAGTAATAGGAATATTTGGTATAGATAAAGCGTCAGATATTTGTAGTTTTATAGCAAGAAAAGTCGGTATATTATTCGCTGTTAATAAAATTGCTAAACGTAATATTAAAGCAGTATTCGGTGATATGTATGATGTTGAAAAAATCATAGATCAAACTTGGGATAATTTTGGTAGGTTTATTGGTGAATTTACATATGTTGACAAAATGGATGAATCTGAGTTAGAGCGTAGAATCGAAATAATAGGTAAAGAAAATATTCAGAAACTTGAAGATCAACCTTTTTTACTATTTAGCGGTCACTTTGCTAATTGGGATATTAGTCTTAAGGTTCTTAAGAAATATTATCCGAAAGTGGCTGTAATTTATCGGAAAGCCAATAACCCATATGTTAATAAGTTGGTTAATGAAAGCCGTGCAGGTGATAAATTGAGACTTATACCAAAAGGTTCTGAAGGGATCAGAGCTTTAGTTAGCGCTATCAAAGAGGGTGAATCTATTGTTATGCTTGTTGACCAAAAAATGAATGATGGCATTGAAGTACCATTTTTAGGGCGTCCCTCTATGACTGCAAGTGCTATTGCTAAAATTGCTTTACAGTACAAATATCCGATTATACCTTGCCAAATCATTAGAACTAAAGGAAGTTATTTTAAAGTAATAGTGCATCCACAATTAAAGTTTGAGCAAACCGGCGATAATAAAGTCGATTGCTATAATATTATGTTTTATATTAATCAAATCCTAGGAGAATGGGTGAAACAAAATCCTGCTCAATGGTTCTGGTTTCACAATAGATGGAAGAAATAA
- the lpxK gene encoding tetraacyldisaccharide 4'-kinase: MIKLLYPQFWQERNIIAYLLLPISLIYQFLSYLRTSLACPVILPAKVICVGNCSVGGTGKTQIVIYLAKLLKAKNVSFVIITKAYGSNIKSTTIIQKWHTALEVGDEGIMLAKYGTAIAAKHIKDILPLINELKPDVIIVDDFLQNPYLHKDFTIVSVDSQRLFGNRFLIPAGPLRQNPKQVLDAADLIFLVSSNQDQIPNELTPYIDKVINAQIVPSNNIDKTKNYFAFSGIGNPQRFFLTLENYRLNIVGHKTFPDHYNYLQADLENLYSLAKEHNAILITTRKDYVKFNYLNNKIICLDVELSINNPDLLNEKIFKKA, translated from the coding sequence ATGATCAAACTTTTATATCCTCAATTTTGGCAGGAGCGAAATATTATAGCTTATTTGCTTTTGCCTATAAGCTTAATATATCAATTTTTAAGTTATTTACGAACTAGTTTAGCATGTCCGGTTATATTACCTGCTAAAGTTATTTGTGTTGGTAATTGTAGCGTAGGAGGCACAGGTAAGACTCAGATAGTAATTTATCTAGCTAAATTACTAAAAGCTAAAAATGTATCTTTTGTTATAATCACTAAGGCTTATGGCAGTAACATTAAAAGTACAACTATAATACAGAAATGGCATACAGCATTAGAGGTAGGAGACGAAGGTATAATGCTCGCAAAGTATGGAACAGCTATTGCAGCTAAACATATTAAAGATATTTTACCGTTAATTAATGAGCTTAAACCTGATGTAATAATAGTTGATGATTTTTTACAAAATCCTTACCTTCATAAAGATTTTACTATAGTCTCAGTAGATAGTCAAAGACTTTTTGGTAATCGATTTCTAATTCCTGCTGGTCCTTTAAGACAAAATCCAAAGCAAGTCCTTGATGCAGCGGATTTAATTTTTTTAGTAAGTAGTAACCAAGATCAAATACCAAATGAACTTACTCCTTATATAGATAAAGTCATAAATGCTCAAATAGTACCTTCAAATAATATAGACAAAACTAAAAATTATTTTGCTTTTAGCGGTATTGGTAACCCGCAGCGTTTCTTTTTAACTTTAGAAAATTATAGATTAAATATAGTAGGTCATAAGACTTTTCCTGATCATTATAATTATTTACAAGCAGATTTAGAAAATTTATATTCATTAGCTAAAGAGCATAATGCTATCTTAATTACTACAAGAAAAGATTATGTTAAATTTAATTATTTAAATAATAAGATTATTTGCTTAGATGTCGAATTATCTATCAACAATCCTGATTTATTAAATGAAAAAATTTTTAAAAAAGCTTAG
- the ligA gene encoding NAD-dependent DNA ligase LigA — translation MQNIDLISEKEAKKLLEELADKIAMYNHAYYIEDNPLVSDSEYDQLFNLNLKLENTFPHLVLSNSPSKKIGAKITNKFAKVIHQAPMLSLSNAFDEEDIRDFLERIKNFLRINEFTPIFCEPKIDGLSFSAIYKHGLFITGATRGDGYVGEDITINIKTIKNFPHKIDNAPEFLEVRGEIYIEKQDFVNLNKEQEAQNRGKFANPRNAAAGSIRQLDVAITAQRPLKYFIYSGGVTEKNLASTQEQLLAKLKALSFSVNEISKLASSEEEIFAFYEYLKTNRHNLPYEIDGVVYKLNNFAMQNRMGFIARSPRFAIAHKFPAIIGQTKLLSITVQVGRTGMLTPVAELDPLEIGGVVVSRATLHNFQDIARKDVRIKDYVFLQRAGDVIPQITGVDISKRSNDTVKFDTPVFCPSCNSKLRYVSEDIIIRCDNGLNCPAQNYERICHFVSKNAMDIAGLGRKQVAFLIDKRLISNPLDIFFLKKKNETNLIRLENMDGWGKKSVANLWQNIEKSQKISLQRFIYALGIRHIGEQNAKLLAREFVSYNNFIAQMELLSKNDSDVYQKLNDLEGIGDKMLVDIIDFFYVKENIQLIKKLGAVLNIEDYKETREQNILTGKILVFTGSLKTISRVEAKEIAEKLGAKVASSVSSNTDLLIVGVNGGSKLKKAKELNIKIIDEAEWLAFIKCLEKEV, via the coding sequence ATGCAAAATATTGATTTAATATCTGAAAAAGAAGCTAAAAAATTATTAGAAGAACTCGCTGATAAAATAGCGATGTATAATCATGCTTATTATATAGAAGATAATCCGTTAGTCTCAGATTCGGAGTATGATCAGCTATTTAATCTCAATCTTAAATTAGAGAATACATTTCCTCATTTAGTTTTAAGCAATAGTCCTAGCAAGAAAATAGGGGCGAAAATCACAAATAAATTTGCTAAAGTTATACATCAAGCACCTATGCTATCTCTTAGCAATGCTTTTGATGAAGAGGATATAAGAGATTTTTTAGAACGTATAAAAAATTTTTTACGCATTAATGAGTTTACTCCTATATTTTGTGAACCTAAAATAGATGGTTTGTCTTTTTCTGCTATTTATAAGCATGGGTTGTTTATAACTGGAGCAACAAGAGGTGATGGATATGTTGGTGAAGATATAACGATTAATATCAAAACAATAAAAAATTTCCCGCATAAAATAGATAATGCTCCTGAGTTTTTAGAAGTACGCGGTGAAATTTATATTGAGAAACAAGATTTTGTTAATCTCAATAAAGAACAAGAAGCGCAGAACAGAGGGAAATTTGCTAATCCTCGTAATGCTGCAGCAGGGTCTATTCGTCAACTTGATGTTGCTATTACAGCTCAAAGACCGCTAAAATATTTTATATATTCAGGTGGGGTAACTGAGAAGAATCTTGCGTCTACACAAGAGCAATTACTTGCAAAATTGAAGGCGTTAAGTTTTAGCGTTAACGAAATATCTAAACTTGCAAGCTCTGAAGAAGAAATTTTTGCTTTTTATGAATATCTCAAAACAAATAGGCATAATTTACCTTATGAAATTGATGGGGTAGTATATAAGCTCAATAATTTTGCAATGCAAAATAGAATGGGATTTATTGCACGATCTCCACGTTTTGCTATTGCTCATAAATTTCCTGCTATAATAGGACAAACAAAGCTGCTTTCCATTACGGTGCAAGTTGGTAGAACAGGTATGTTAACGCCTGTAGCAGAACTTGACCCTCTAGAAATAGGTGGGGTCGTTGTTAGTAGAGCAACACTACATAACTTTCAAGATATTGCACGAAAAGATGTGCGTATTAAAGATTATGTATTTTTGCAACGTGCTGGTGATGTTATTCCTCAAATCACAGGCGTTGATATAAGCAAACGTTCGAATGATACTGTAAAGTTTGATACTCCTGTATTTTGTCCATCATGTAATTCTAAATTGCGTTATGTGTCTGAAGATATTATTATACGCTGTGATAACGGTCTTAACTGTCCTGCTCAGAATTATGAGCGTATCTGTCATTTTGTATCAAAGAATGCCATGGATATTGCAGGACTTGGACGTAAGCAAGTCGCATTTTTAATAGATAAGAGGTTAATTAGTAATCCACTTGATATTTTCTTTTTAAAAAAGAAAAATGAAACAAACTTAATTAGACTAGAGAATATGGATGGCTGGGGTAAGAAATCAGTAGCAAATCTTTGGCAAAATATAGAAAAATCACAAAAAATTAGCTTGCAACGGTTCATATATGCTCTAGGTATTAGGCATATCGGTGAACAAAACGCAAAATTACTTGCTAGAGAATTTGTGAGCTATAATAATTTTATAGCTCAAATGGAATTGCTGAGCAAAAACGATTCTGATGTTTATCAAAAGCTAAATGATTTAGAAGGGATCGGTGATAAGATGCTAGTAGATATTATTGATTTTTTTTACGTTAAAGAAAATATACAACTTATCAAAAAACTTGGTGCAGTATTAAATATCGAAGATTATAAAGAGACTAGAGAACAAAATATTTTAACAGGTAAGATATTAGTATTTACTGGTAGTTTAAAAACGATATCTAGAGTCGAAGCTAAAGAAATAGCTGAAAAGCTTGGTGCTAAAGTTGCATCTAGCGTATCATCAAACACGGATTTATTAATAGTAGGTGTGAACGGGGGAAGTAAGCTTAAAAAAGCTAAGGAGCTTAATATTAAAATTATTGATGAAGCAGAATGGCTTGCATTCATAAAATGCTTAGAAAAAGAAGTTTAG
- the tgt gene encoding tRNA guanosine(34) transglycosylase Tgt, whose protein sequence is MSKFSFTIHSNYKKARSGVITTAHGKIRTPTFMPVGTRGTVKAMLTESVVETGADILLGNTYHLMLQPSAERIAYLGGLHKFMNWDKPILTDSGGFQVMSLSKLRKITEEGVSFRSHINGNKYMLTPEYSTEIQYLLGSTITMALDECTPYPSTFEEAKTSMNLTTRWANRSRDAFVKREGYAQFGIIQGSVYKELREQSVKDLVKFDFDGYAIGGLAVGEGQELMFKVLDYVSDFLPQNKPRYLMGVGKPADIIGAVSRGIDMFDCVIPTRSGRNGQAFTKYGTVNIRNSKYAEDKAPLEYDCKCPACTNYTKAYLHHLVRIREILGPMLMTWHNLTYFQNLMSRIRAYIKLGKDFDFVN, encoded by the coding sequence GTGTCAAAATTTTCTTTTACTATTCATAGTAACTATAAAAAAGCTAGAAGTGGTGTGATTACCACTGCTCATGGTAAAATTCGCACACCAACTTTTATGCCAGTTGGGACTAGAGGTACAGTTAAGGCAATGTTGACTGAATCGGTAGTTGAGACCGGAGCAGATATATTACTTGGCAATACTTACCACTTAATGTTGCAGCCAAGTGCTGAGCGTATAGCATATCTTGGTGGTTTGCATAAATTTATGAATTGGGATAAGCCTATACTCACTGATTCCGGTGGTTTTCAGGTAATGTCGTTATCGAAGTTACGCAAGATAACTGAAGAGGGGGTAAGCTTCAGATCTCATATTAATGGTAATAAATATATGTTAACGCCTGAGTATTCCACTGAAATACAATATTTACTCGGTAGTACAATAACTATGGCACTTGATGAATGCACGCCTTATCCTTCAACTTTTGAAGAAGCCAAAACTTCTATGAATCTTACGACTAGATGGGCAAATAGATCACGTGATGCTTTTGTTAAGCGCGAAGGCTATGCACAATTTGGTATTATTCAGGGCAGTGTTTATAAAGAATTACGTGAGCAATCGGTGAAAGATTTAGTAAAATTCGATTTTGATGGTTATGCTATAGGAGGGCTTGCAGTAGGTGAGGGGCAGGAACTTATGTTTAAAGTTCTTGATTATGTTTCTGATTTTTTGCCACAAAATAAACCACGTTATTTAATGGGAGTTGGGAAGCCTGCTGATATTATTGGTGCAGTTAGTAGAGGTATAGATATGTTTGATTGTGTAATCCCAACTCGTTCAGGTCGTAATGGTCAGGCTTTTACAAAATATGGTACAGTTAATATACGCAATAGCAAATATGCTGAGGATAAAGCGCCGCTTGAGTATGATTGTAAATGTCCTGCTTGCACTAATTACACGAAGGCTTATTTGCATCATTTAGTTAGAATCCGTGAGATACTTGGTCCTATGCTAATGACATGGCATAATTTAACATATTTTCAAAATCTCATGAGTCGTATTAGAGCATATATTAAACTAGGTAAAGATTTTGATTTTGTAAATTAA
- the mlaD gene encoding outer membrane lipid asymmetry maintenance protein MlaD: MQQNIVETIVGFLVLIIVLLFLIFAYKTGTSIISSKGYQVTANFQSAEGIAVGSDVMISGIKVGSVTKITLDPDRFYASVYLNINDDVKIPKDSKAQVVTNGLLGGKYIAIIPGNGDENLSANEEIRYTQSAINIESLINKIVYSFGNK, encoded by the coding sequence ATGCAACAGAACATCGTTGAAACAATTGTCGGCTTTTTAGTCTTAATTATTGTCTTACTATTTTTAATTTTTGCATACAAAACAGGGACGTCAATAATTAGCTCAAAAGGTTATCAGGTAACTGCTAATTTTCAGAGCGCAGAGGGGATAGCAGTAGGAAGTGATGTAATGATCTCAGGTATCAAAGTCGGTAGTGTCACGAAAATTACTCTAGATCCAGATAGATTTTATGCGAGTGTATATCTAAATATTAATGATGATGTTAAAATACCTAAAGATTCTAAAGCACAAGTAGTAACTAATGGATTACTTGGCGGTAAATATATTGCAATTATTCCGGGTAATGGAGATGAAAATTTATCAGCTAATGAAGAAATAAGATATACACAATCAGCAATTAATATTGAATCATTAATTAATAAAATTGTTTATTCATTTGGTAATAAATAG